Part of the Engystomops pustulosus chromosome 4, aEngPut4.maternal, whole genome shotgun sequence genome is shown below.
ATTCCTCCAAAAATTGCCCACACATGGGCCAAGAACAGAAAATCTAACCCTAAAATTGTAAATAGCCTACAAAATGGCGCcaacaagaaaactaaaatctACTAAGTTACTGTACTATAGGATATAgctggcagctgcaggacgctccttcccttctgcacattgctgtgcgcccatacaacatttcgCGTCCATATGTGGGGAGTCAATGTACTACAGAGAAATGGCATAACAAGTTTttggaatgtgtacattttagggataCATTTTTGGGATAAATGAACATGTAACCAGCAAAATTAGACCATTCGAaatttcatttccattttgttttaatcactATGCGGTGCCCAAAGGGTTAAAAAGTTTtgtaaaagcagtttttaatagtttgaaggGTGTGCTTTTGAAAATGGGAGAGGGAATTCATACTAATAttctaataattttatattttaaactcatttaaaaaaaaaaattgtctcaaaaatgtcaATGTAGAAATTTCGGTGGGGAAAAAATGATAAACTCTGTTCTATTTATATGCGTCTTACATCTCCTATGTTGAAATAAGTTAAACATAAAGTttagatatgggaaatgttaataAGTAAATAATTTGGATGGCAAAACTATCAGTCTTAAAAGCAGATCatttcaaatataaaaaataacaattttttaaaaaaaatttaagaaatgtttctttttttcataaataaacacaaaacataatcAACCACTAACATGAGGTAAAATGTGTCACTAAAAAACTgtctcaaaatcattttggtaagtgaaagtgttcaaaagttaacaccatataaagtgacacatgccgaTTACGGTAAAAGAGGCGGAGCCTTAGTGTACAAACTGTCTACGTCCTAAAgggagaaaaaaagaagaaacagaaTTGAAAGGATCCGAGCCCATTCATAAACCAGTCACGTACACAGCTGACCTGCTACTTGTCTGAGCCCCTCAAGCTGGAGAATTATACAGCTACACTTCAAACTACGGGGTCACTTACCATAAATCGtactaaatttatattttttctggTGTAGAATTATACTTAACTCCACAACTCTGGGAAAACACCAATAAAATACTTAGaaataaatatacactcaccggccactttattaggtacacctgtccaactgctcgttaacacttaatttctaatcagccaatcacatggcggcaactcagtgcatttaggcatgtagacatggtcaagacaatctcctgcagttcaaaccgagcatcagtatggggaagaaaggtgatctgaggcctttgaatgtggcatggttgttggtgccagaagggctggtctgagtatttcagaaactgctgatctactgggattttcacgcacaaccatctctagggtttacagagaatggtccgaaaaagaaaaaacatccagtgagcggcatttctgtgggcggaaaatgccttgttgatgccaaaggtcagaggagaatgggcagactggttcgagctcatagaaaggcaacagtgactcaaatcgccacccgttacaaccaaggtaggcagaagagcatctctgaatgcacagtacgtccaactttgaggcagatgggctacagcagcagaagaccacaccgggtgccactcctttcagctaagaacaggaaactgaggctacaatttgcacaagctcatcgaaattggacagtagaagattggaaaaatgttgcctggtctgatgagtctcgatttctgctgcgacattcagatggtagggtcagaatttggcgtcaacaacatgaaagcatggatccaccctgcctttcagcaggataatgcaccatgtcataaagctggaagcatctcagactggtttcctgaacatgacaatgaggtcactgtactcaaatggcctccacagtcaccagatctcaatccaatagagcatctttgggatgtggtggaacgggagattcgcatcatggatgtgcagccgacaaatctgcggcaactgtgtgatgccatcatgtcactatggaccaaaatctctgaggagcttccagcaccttgttgtatctatgccacgaagaattgaggcagttctgaaggcaaaagggggtccaacccgttactagcatggtgtacctaataaagtggccggtgagtgtagatctatTGAACTATGAGCCGAtcaatgaagaaaaaaataatcTAGAAATTGAACCTAAAGTGAGCAAATTGACACTTGGAAAATCTACTTTCTGAAAGATTCCCCCTCCCTGTAGCAGCTTTCCAGTTTTTTTTCCTAATTCTGGGATGCAGCTACTACAGAAATAAACTTTGATCCTTAGATACGATGCAAATTAatatcagaggctactgggggaatgtAGGACCTCTGAAATGAACGTCCGTCCATACCCGCTCATCACATCCTATTCCTTGCGCATCCCCGGCAGTAGGCGAGCTCAGCGCAAGCGCTGTAGCACATGTTTTGCTGCCAGAGACACAAAGACACCAAGTTGGTACAACATATATGAAGCGGTGGGTGGTCAAAGACCAAAGTGTTAGGGAAAGTCAAAGAGAACACCAGAAATGAGCACACACGGCACACGCTTTTGGCAGCAGCTTGGCAGGTTTGTGTAATTGGTCCAAAACTTTTGCATCACTAAGTTGTGCACATGCGTGCGGCAGGGTATGTGAGTTAACCAGGTCTAGACCCAAGATTTCTACAAGGTTCTGGCCATTTCAGCCTTTATGGGCTTGAGATTCAGCACAGTAACCACTCATCTGTCAGCTCCTCTCTCCCAGTCCACTTGGGTGGTGcgttaaagtaaaaaaacattcaaTGCTATAGATTTTAGATCTCCGATACTTTGGTTACATTAGAAAATTAAACTCCATCTGCTAAAATCCAGCTAAACTCTTCTGACTATATTTGAAGACAAAATAAAAGTGACAAATTAGATCTACAAGTAAGATATTACCCAGCATGCCACCAGATACACCACTATCTATTTATATTATACAATATGGTTTATTGTATGATATGTACAGGACAGAAACATACAGTTTGAAGCATAATCATAAAATATACCTCCGTATATTATAGATATAGAGATATTTAGGTCACTCAATGTCTATGAAGCTTTTCCTGTAGGGCTTTCTTAATGTCCTTATTCCTCagactgtatataatggggtTTATCAATGGAGTTAACACAGTATAAAGCAGGGAGATCATTTTACTGATGGTCGATGTTTGTCCTTTTGTTGGGAAGACATAAACACTGAATATTGTCCAGTAGAAGATGGAGACCAcgatgaggtgggagctacaggtggagaaggctttctgtctccCGATACTGGATGGGATCCTTAATACTGTAATAACAATGTAAGTATAAGACACCACAATGATTGTGGTTGGGATTATAATGTTTGGAGTGCCCAATAAATACATCTCCATGTGAACAATGAAGGTGTTTGAGCAAGCAAGGTCCAACAAGGGGACAAGGTCACAGAAAATATGGTCAATGACGTTGTCTCCGCAAAAATACAACTGTGAAGGTGAAATAGTGAGAACAAAAGAAGAGGTAAAACCCCACATCCAGCACACAGCAACAAACTTCACACACAATGTATTTGTCATAATCGAGGTGTAACGGAGGGGGTTgcagatggccacatatctgtcataggacatcaccgtGAGGAGGAAACATTCAAAGGTTTCCATGGCACCAAAAACATAAAACTGAATGAAACAGCCAGCAAAAGTAATGGTCCCCCCATTATTAAGTAGGTAGTAGAACATGTTGGGGACAATATCTGTAGGTAATAAGATGTCACTGATGGACAGTTGTGAGATGaataagtacatgggagtgtggaggttcttaCTGGTGGACACCAGGgcgatgatcaggaggttcccgCATATTGTGACAACAAAAAGTATAagaaacagaaaaaataaaacatttctgaAAACTTGACTTCCTTGAAATCCTAAGAGGAAAAACTCTGTGATGAAGGTCAGATTGGTCTGCGAGTAGAATATGAAAAGAAGTTAAACTTAAGTAAAAGTAGACAAATTTACAACAATTCATCAATTATAATAATTCCAAATTGATATCCTATATCCTCCCTACAGTCTGTAGActtaatgggacagatttacttacccggcccattcgcgatccagcggcgcgttctctgaacaggaatcgggtccggatgggatttatgaaggtagttccttcgccgtccaccaggtgatgctgctgcgctgaaaagcatctgaacgcaccggaatacaccgagttggaccaggtgaaggtacgCGCTTCCCAAGcgtcactttttcggtttttaaatgcggcggtttttccgaatacgtcgggttttcgttcggccacgcccctcgatttccgttgcgcgcatgccggcgccgatgcgccacaatccgatcgcgtgcgccaaaatcccggggcaattcaggtacaattggcacaaatcggaaatattcgggtaacacgtcgggaaaacgcgaatcgggcccttagtaaatgacccccaatgactatgACCACCACCCTAAATGTTAGACCAAAAAACCcagaaaaatagaaaacaaaataGCATTTTTTCTGGTACTCTTAAAACATAAGAGGAGATGGACAAGGACTAGTGATGATGATTACCTGTCTTCTTGAAGCTGCTCTTCCAAATTTCACCCCTGTCGTACCACCACGTCCTCTCACTCTCTTCCCCCGTCTTTCCTCTCGATTCATCAAATACATTCATTACACTATTGATTCCTCTTCTGCACAGTCTGTATCTCAGCATTTATCTCCCTTTTATTCTACAGCTTCTTCTCGTCACCTCTTCTCTGCCTTAGATATTTCTCCCAGTCTCCTCTTCTGCTCTCGTATCCTCTGACTTTGGGATACAACACTGTCCACTTCCTCGAAATAGAAAATACAATCTAAACCTCAATGCCATGAGATGCCCCTACATAGTAAAGCTTCAAATCCAGGTCACACATGATAACAATACACAATGATTCTGTACTTACAGCAGATGTGTCCATTTTGCTGCCACAATATTTCACTTCGATTTTCTTGGAAATAGTTTTCACTTTCTCCTTTGTTTatactgtacataaaaaaaacaaaaaaacaaaactaatcCTATGCAGCAGCCGTCCAGGGTAAGAGGAGCACAATATAAGCCCACAGCAGAGGCAAGGGATTGTGGGAGATGAGGCTCAGCCGTTACttcatgtgtctcctgtgttccaaTTTGTGGAGGTTCGAGCTCACGGAGGAGCGAAACCTCTGACAATTGTTCTATAA
Proteins encoded:
- the LOC140128767 gene encoding olfactory receptor 9G19-like translates to MNREERRGKRVRGRGGTTGVKFGRAASRRQTNLTFITEFFLLGFQGSQVFRNVLFFLFLILFVVTICGNLLIIALVSTSKNLHTPMYLFISQLSISDILLPTDIVPNMFYYLLNNGGTITFAGCFIQFYVFGAMETFECFLLTVMSYDRYVAICNPLRYTSIMTNTLCVKFVAVCWMWGFTSSFVLTISPSQLYFCGDNVIDHIFCDLVPLLDLACSNTFIVHMEMYLLGTPNIIIPTTIIVVSYTYIVITVLRIPSSIGRQKAFSTCSSHLIVVSIFYWTIFSVYVFPTKGQTSTISKMISLLYTVLTPLINPIIYSLRNKDIKKALQEKLHRH